The DNA region CGATGATGTACCATAGTGAAGCGTCGACGGAGTTGAATTCTGGCGTATCACCATGATCAGGAAAGCGGTTGGGCAACATACCTTCCGAGACCGTTCCAGCCCACGCCAGCAAAATATCGCGGGCTTCCTCCAACCGTCCAGTTGCCAGACAGAGACCGCGCAACGCAATAAACGTGTCACGCCCCCAATCGGTAAACCACGGATAACCTGCAACCAGCGTTTTCCCGGTGCCGCGTTGAGCGAGATAGGCATCGGCGGCACGATGCAATGGCGAAGGAAAACGACTGCGGCGACGTTTCTCAGCGGTACGCAGGGCGGTAAAGATGTTCTCTGTTGAGGTGTTGTGTGGCAACACACCATTTTCATGCCCTTCGGCGGCAAGAATCAGTATGGCTTCGCCCTTGGACATATCCCAACGAAAGGTTCCTGGCGTGGCGAGGTCTTCGGTGTAATCGAGGCCTCGTGCGCGCTCTTCCGTATAGGAGAAATTGCGATACCAATCTGGTTGATGGATATACTCACCGTTGGAGAGGGTGAGGATCGCAGGAACGTCAGGGTAGAGTTGCCAGCGTCGCTGTACCCCCTGAGCTGTGCCCTCGAAACGAAACGCAGGATTTTCGTGGTGAAGTGAATGATAATCCCGCCCTGAAAAGAAAGGCCGCACTGAGAGTGACACCCCTGTGCGTGGTGTCTGTAGTCGCCAGGCAAGGGCAACGACCGAGGTGTTGTGGCAGACGAAAAGTTCGTGTTCGATGACGGTGCCATCGTCGAGTTCAAAACGCCAACACGGCCAGGGATCAATCGTAAACGATTTGATCCGCTGCGCCCCGTCTGGGTGAATCACATCAGGGGCATAGCGCTGCGAAGACAATGAGCATGTCCCATGAGGGGTATCGACCCAGGCGTCGAAGCCGTTGACCAGAACAAAGCGACCAGTCGGCGGGGCAGTCGCAGTAAGCAACAGGGCGTGGTAACGGCGGGTCCGAATACCGCTCACCGAACCCGAGGCAAATCCTCCGAGCCCATCGGCTTCCAACCATTCGGCAGTGGGATTAAACGGTGTAGCTGCAGCGAGAATTGTACTTTCCATAGAGCTTTGATGTTAGCATTATCGGGAGAGTTTCGTGCAATGGGGACTCCAGTGCACTCCCTCTGCTGAAAGAATCACTTTTTGTGGATGAAACTGTTCCACTACGTGCCTGACGATTTTTTTGAATCGCTGCACGAGTGATGGGTGATGGTTCCTGCCTTTGCATCATACGACTTGCTCTTGATTGTCACTGTACCGAAAGAAGAAAAGGAAAACTCGAATTTGTTGCTCAGGTTGGATTGTTCAGTCAAACGCAAGGCAGGCGGTGCGTACCGCGACTTGGCGCGTGAACTCAGCTTCATGATGTTCCAGCAATCAGTTTCCCAATCACCTCTTTCAACGGTAACTTTGTGCGTAATGTCGCCAGTGCATTGATAACGACTTCGACGCCGTGCAGGATCACCTCGGCGTTGTCTGAGCATTCCAGCGCTTCGGCAAGACGAATCCCCGTCAGTGTTAACAACGGTTCGTGCGCTTGTTCGTTTTTGGCACTGTTCAACGAGAAGAATCCGTACTGGATGGCACGACTGTTATAGAGGTGGAGCAAATCGGCTTGGGTCTCTTCCTGTTCTTCCTCATCTTCATCGGGACAAGCAGCTTGGACAAATGCGGGAAGCGTCGCGCCAACCAGGCCGGTCATAAAGGCGGAATGCAACGTCATTGCCGTCTGCTCTGGCACGGTGGTTTGAAATGCGGCGGATGCGATGCGGTCACATGAATGGAGCAGGATGATAAGCAACTCGGCAATCACTGCCTGTTGCTTCGCTGATTCAGTGAAGGGATCTTTGGCCAGCTCTTGTGCCACCTCGGTCGATTTCCGCAAGGTCTGTCCGGCAGCATTGGCGAGATGGAGCAGTTTCGTGCTCAGGTCCAGCATTTCTGGCGACAGGCGTTGTTGAATATCTGAGAGTTTCATGGGCGGGTACTTTGTCCTTTGTCGAGTTTCGCTAAGATAAAATCGATGTTGCCGAAAAGGAGGGAAGAAAGCAACGAATGAGGTTACCGGCATGACACATGAGACAGCAGTCAACACGCATCGCCAGCAGTCACTCACACGGCGAGTGCGTTTTGGTCGTTTCCTTCTAGTCGCACAGATGGTGGTGCGCATTTACGGCGGCTACAAATCCACCCAACTCTACGGTCGCTTTGTTTCGCAACGCGGATTGAATGAACGCTACGCTCGGCATCATCGCCGCAGTGCTGAGCTGATCTATCGCACGGCATTACGCCTTGAAGGCTGGTTGGTGAAAGCCTGTCAATTCATTGGGACGCGAGCGGATATCCTGCCACCAGAATACATTGAAGTGCTCTCGCGATTGCATGACAAAGTGCCGCCGCGCCCGTTCATGCTGATCAAGCAACGAGTCGAGGCTGAACTGCAGAAACCGCTCGACGAAGTTTTTGCGTCGTTCTCTCCTGAGCCGGTTGCGGCGGCCTCGTTAGCCCAAGTGCACAAAGCGGTCCTGCGCGACGGCCGACCCGTAGCCGTCAAAGTGCAATATCCTGACGTTGCTGCGCT from Deltaproteobacteria bacterium includes:
- a CDS encoding glycogen debranching protein, translated to MESTILAAATPFNPTAEWLEADGLGGFASGSVSGIRTRRYHALLLTATAPPTGRFVLVNGFDAWVDTPHGTCSLSSQRYAPDVIHPDGAQRIKSFTIDPWPCWRFELDDGTVIEHELFVCHNTSVVALAWRLQTPRTGVSLSVRPFFSGRDYHSLHHENPAFRFEGTAQGVQRRWQLYPDVPAILTLSNGEYIHQPDWYRNFSYTEERARGLDYTEDLATPGTFRWDMSKGEAILILAAEGHENGVLPHNTSTENIFTALRTAEKRRRSRFPSPLHRAADAYLAQRGTGKTLVAGYPWFTDWGRDTFIALRGLCLATGRLEEARDILLAWAGTVSEGMLPNRFPDHGDTPEFNSVDASLWYIIAVHDFLQAVEDKPRKASQKVRSTLQEAIEAILTGFAKGTRYGIHADADGLLAAGEADQQLTWMDARVDGHVITPRIGKPVEIQALWLNALHIASRFATHWQELLARGRTAFQQRFWHEAGGYVYDVVDVDHQPGMVDAAFRPNQIFAVGGLPIALIEGAQAKCIVDAVEQRLWTPLGLRSLAPDDPSYVPHYQGGVWQRDSAYHQGTVWPWLVGPFVEAWVRVRGNTAKAKREARERFLAPLFQHLDNAGIGHISEIVDGDTPHTPRGCPFQAWSVGEMLRLELSVLSR